The genomic region atcagccaagacctcagaaaaaaatgtgtagaccttcacaagtatGGTTAATCTTTGGGAGGAATTTCTAaacacctgaaagtaccacgttcatctgtacaaacaatagtacgcaagtataaacaccatgggaccatgcagccatcataccgctcaggaaggagatgcattctgtctcctagagatgaacctcCTTTGGTGcaaaaattgcaaatcaatcccagaacaacagcaaatgaccttgtgaagatactgaaggaaacaggaacaaaagtatctataacgacataacctgaaaagctgctcagcaaggacgaagccactgctccaaaatcgctaTAAAAAAGCCATAgtacggttttcaactgcacatggggacaaagatcatactttttggagaactgtcctctggtctgatgaaacaaaaatagaactgtttggccataatgaccatcgttatttttggaggaacaagggggatgcttgcaaaccgaagaacacaatcccaactgtgaagcacaggtgtggcagcatcatgttgtaggggggtgctttgcagcaggagggactggtgcacttcacaaaatagatggcatcatgagggtggaaaattacaTGGAAatagtgaagcaacatctcaagatatcagtcaggaagttgtctgcgacaggggatacacctGACTCCTGGGAAGCGCAGCATCTGCCCGGAGATTCGCACAATCCCGTCGATGAGGtagtaattgagtcgccttctttttacagttACCAGGAAAGAGTGGGGTTATGCAGAGCCAACCAGGGAAGGCCTAGTACCACAGGAAATGCAGGAGAGACAATgagaaagagactgattctctcatCATGATCCCACTGCATAACCATGGCTAAGGAGATGGTGGCCTCCCTGATTAGTCCGGACCTTAATAGTCGACTATCTAGAGCGTGTACCGGGAAGGGTCTAACTGTAGTAAAAATGGGTATCCCTAACCTAATGGCTAATTCTCTGTCGATAACACTCCCAGATGCGCCTGAATCGACAAGCGCCTTGTGCTTGGAATGTGGGGAAAACTCAGGGAAACAAACAGGCACAAACAGTTGATcaacagaggactctggatgagtgtggtgcaaactcacctggggtgatgccagagtgccctgcctgtttcctcgactcccagaggaaccaacacggcaccgaccggcagtgtgtcctctgcggccacagatggcgCACGTGATGGCTCTTCCTCCAGTCTCCCTATGTGCTGCACCTCCTAACTCCATGGGCACCAGAGCGGGggtgctacagtgccttgcgaaagtattcggcccccttaaactttgcgaccttttgccacatttcaggattcaaacataaagatataaaactgtatttttttgtgaagaatcaacaacaagtgggacacaatcatgaagtggaacgacatttattggatatttcaaacttttttaacaaatcaaaaactgaaaaattgggcgtgcaaaattattcagcccccttaagttaatactttgtagcaccaccttttgctgcgattacagctgtaagtcgcttggggtatgtctatatcagttttgcacatcgagagactgacattttttcccattcctccttgcaaaacagctcgagctcagtgaggttggatggagagcatttgtgaacagcagttttcagttctttccacagattctcgattggattcaggtctggactttgacttggccattctaacacctggatatgtttatttttgaaccaacCATTTTTTCCCATTATCACAAGAATGTTGTTCCCAGAATGGACCCAACACCTAAACCTGCTGACGACACTACCATGGTACACTTGGTCATGAGTACATGAAGGAGCTGTGGGACCTGACATAACGGTGATAGGACAACAGCCTCAGCGTAAGCAAAACAAAGTAGATGCAAAGATTTAATGACCATTCTCCGATCTACTGTACATTGACATGGAGATGATCAACAGCTTCAAGGTCCTGGGCACCCTGATATCCTTTTCTGCCCTCAGTCTCTTCCCTCAAAAAGTCCCACCAGTACTTCTCCACTACCCTCATCAACTTGCTGCACCATGACCTATGTATCAACTACAGTGTCTGTTTTTATTGCCATAACACATGTAAATGAAATGTGGTCCATATTTACTGTAAGATTTATTTATGGAAACATTGCACATATTGTAACATTATATTCCcttgacatacagtacatgactTAAGTACTTTGCATAATGCTCAGTTTACCCACTCTACTAAGAAGTCATACATTTATTAAAATATTACAGTTGCATTATTTATTACTGTGTCCAATTGATACTGGTTGGTTGTAATGtttttgaaaacatttttttgctgATGGCCGATCCAAACATAAGCTGCAGTATTTCAGTAGTCATGCAATAAACATTTTGGATAATTCCCCTTGAAATTAATTCCCTTtaaatccaatcaaattttatttgtcacatgctccgaatacaacagtgaaatgcttacttacaagcgctaaaaacaacaatgcagttaagaaaaatgcctaaaaaataagaaataaaagtatcaaagaattaaagagcagtagtaaaataataatagcaaggctatatacagggggtaccggaacagagtccaTGTGCGGTGGCACAGGTTATtcgaggtaattaaggtaatatatacatataggtagagatattaaagtgactatgcatagataataacagaaagTAACAGCAGCATAAAATGGGGCGGGGGGGGATGCAAATGGTCTGGGTAacaatttgattagatgttcagtagtcttatggcttgggggtagacgctgtttaaaagcctcttggacctcgatagcgctccagtaccgcttgccatgcggcagcagagagaagtctatgactagggtggctggagtctttaacaatgaCACATTTTGATGATTGTACAATTCCACTCTCCATTTTCTGCCTCATGTCTGCGTAATTTGGGTGTATTAGCAGCCTTAAAGCAATGCTGCATGTATTTGCTTCCGTGTAGATCCTGGCAGCCTCATTCTCTTGTTTATGTAAGAACTGTAGCTGTGGCTCCACTGGGTATCCCAGCCGTGGAATGGCTGAAGCCCCCGAAGTGAAAATGAGAACCTTCTCCAGGGTTAAAGGGTATGCGTTCCCATCTGAAAAAAGAAAGGAGGGGACATTAAAGTCCATAAGCAACACTTACTGAAGAACACGATACTCTAAGTAAACGTAGTTTGGGATTTAATGTATCTATTACGTTTTTAGGGGGCCCATGAAAGAATAAGGCTATAAAATGCTGTCCCACAGTTGTGAGAGTGATTAGGTGATATATTTTACTGACGTGGGCCATGTTACTTCATTGATCATGGTTTGCATCTAACCTTCCACCTCCAGCAGCCAGTCCCTCCAGAAACATACGACTCTGATCTCTATTGCTCTTTGATTGGTACCAGGTGGGGAGCGCTGTGCTTTGAAGAGAGAAGCTATGTCTTTGGCCAAAAGAGGCTTCTCAGCGTAGATGAAAACCTCTCTGAAGAGGCTTGAGTGTCTATTCATGTAAGACAGGAGACTTAGACACTCCAGACCCTCTTTGAATCTATAAAGCAAAAAAAGTCACGTAACGAATTTCCTGTGAAGAATTTAACTCAGCTTATGAGATTCATTAGATATATGGATACTCACTGCTCAAGAGTATCCCATAGCCTACTTTCTAAGTAGAACTTTGTGGCTGACTCCACCAGGGCAACCCTCTCCTCCAATGTACGAAAGAATCGCACTGAACCCAACATGAAAGCTAGTTCAGAGACCTCCATGACCACTTCCTGTGCCTCATTAAGAGTTTGTACTAACGGGATCTTAGATAGTTCAATAACAGTGTTTAAGGACAAAACACCAAACTGTTTATCACTACCcataaaaatattgtctgtcaaCAAAAGGAAACCAATATTTATTAACAACTACAACTCTAATATTTTGTTTTACTTAGTGCAAATTAACAGTAACAACATCCATCACAGTATAAAGTGACTTACTTTCTCCAACTTCTCTCTGAAGTCATATTCCGCAATTTCTTTCAGTTCTGGCACAGAAGGTTGTAGGCCACACACTTGCATGTATAGCCTATCTGGAAAAAATTGTATACGCCATCATAGAGCGCTGTCACGCAGAAGACAAACAGTAAATAAGAACACATTACATAACATGCAAAAATCACGTCTTACTTAAGTCATATACATATTGCCATAAACAAACGTGGCTTTGTTGGTATAAAAGTGTAACTCAACTTGAGagttgcaagaaaggcatttttgCCAATCAGGTTCCTCAAATTGTGCAGAGGAATGGATGGCACTCATTAGCAGCCAGAGAAATTATCTTGAGGTACCACCCTCATCAGCTGCCCCTTCGCCAACTCCGTCAGCATCCCTAAAAACCAAGTCTATTTTTAAAGTGTGCTCTCTTAAAGACTCTCATTGCATAATCATAAACGTTGTTCCTCACCACGATTATTTGATTGTTATCAGGGGCAAAAGCAGAGTCAACCTTGCTGCTCATTAACTTCAGCAGTGTTTGGAGGTCAACACTAAAAAAGAGAACTTGAGAATGACAAACCTCAGATACTTCCCACATTGCATCTGCAATAACAAGACATTTAATTATTTACAGGGATGACTTACTCATTGTCATCATCACCAACATCAACAGACgagagtggaggggaggtcaCATATTGTGGTGAATATGGACAATAAGCCTCAGAGAATGGTGGAGGGGAGGCCACAGGAAGACGTATAGTTGGAGGGGGGACACAGGAAGTTGTACTGGTGGAGGTGGGGCCAAGCCCTTAATCCTTTCCTCCAGAGCCAAGTCTGACATGTCAGAATATAACGGTGCATGTGACAGATTGAAGTGTCtgtagaaaaaaaaaagaaaaaaaaagagtaaCAATGGCCAGGAATGAGGTAATGTATATCATCATAGAAATGTTAAAGTCCTGTCTTGATTATAGTCATTCTAAATCGTTTGATTGTTAAGAAAATGGAAACCATGCATCTAGTTTATAGCATTACTCCCAAGCACAACTGACCTTAGACAATGTTTGACTGTCAATCAGGACACATGTAGAATATCTGCCATCTGAGGCACAATGAAAGCACAGGACATCAGAAAACTCAGTTGCTCTTGAGTGATGGCATAACAAGGTGCACCTCCAGCTCCTCTCCAAGTTCGAGGAGCTAGGAAACCGGAACTGGCTGTAACAATAATACAAAACTGTGTTTATGCTACTTAATGTATTGTGACACCGCCTGCCCCCCTCATTCCAAAAACACTTTTAAATTAAAGTAATTGTCATAAATTGTGGCCAAGTAATGTTTTTATAATATTGGATTTTAACAAGAATGAATACAATGGGCAGCAAGAGAatgaagaattaaaaaaaatatacag from Oncorhynchus kisutch isolate 150728-3 linkage group LG5, Okis_V2, whole genome shotgun sequence harbors:
- the LOC116374095 gene encoding G2/M phase-specific E3 ubiquitin-protein ligase, with protein sequence MRFFRTLEERVALVESATKFYLESRLWDTLEQFKEGLECLSLLSYMNRHSSLFREVFIYAEKPLLAKDIASLFKAQRSPPGTNQRAIEIRVVCFWRDWLLEVEDGNAYPLTLEKVLIFTSGASAIPRLGYPVEPQLQFLHKQENEAARIYTEANTCSIALRLLIHPNYADMRQKMESGIVQSSKCVIVKDSSHPSHRLLSAAAWQAVLERYRGPRGF